The window TTTGGGATGTCATTGGAGAAAACACACATTATTGTTCTTGAATTATGCATAAAGAGATTTCATGAAATTTAGGAAGTTGTTAGGTCGAAATACGTTATAGAGGCAATGTTTACACGATTTAGAATTCAATCTAGATTATCACTCGGTTTCTAACAACGACCCTACTTTCCTTTCCCACGGATGGTTTCATAAAGATCTACAATCACCTTACGCTTATATCTTATAAATCATTATTAGCCCAAAGTTTAGGCTCATATAATTGTCAAAGGTGTTTGTTGGAATAGACTTACAAGTTGAATAACTCAACTTAATTAGTTTTGAAGGTTTAAAAACTCCCTCAGACAGTATCGGAGCTTTAACGTAGTGGTTGAGGGGGTAAAGTCTATCTAATGTGTGATatgttttttaataaaaaaatttcgATGTTTGAAAAACACAATTACATAATTTATAAACTTTTTAGGTGATAATATCGATCCTAATTGTACATCATCTAAGTTAACTTCTTAAACTTTAGTGTTAGATTAATTTCAAGTTAAATATGCCCAAGAGATATGGAAGAATGAATAATTTGTTGAGGAAAACAAAATTTGCGAGCCTTCACCATTTTCGTCAAATTTCTTTCATACGGACTTTGATTTAGTTCATTTAAAAGCCCAAACTTCCACAACTCAAAGGGCTACAGGGCAAGGGCCCCCTCCTGCCCTAATAAAGCTCCACACATGCTCCAAGACTATCCTTAGTTTATGTAACCTTTCTTTTTGGCTTACGGCTTACTTGCCTTTTTTTAAAGCCTATCTATATAAACAGACAGAGATTGAAGGCATTCTCGGCATCCATGTTCCTGGCACTGGAAATATTCGAGATGTCAGTTCTTGAACGCAAGCCTCAACATTATTCTGACTCCTACTAGGACAATCAGGTACAAGTTAAGCCCTAACAACTTAGTTTTTCACTTCTCAAAACAATTTTCCTATTGAATACAGATCATCTCCAATCAACTAAGTTACGTTTCTTTCGTATAAAAGGGTTTGAACTTTTTTTTACTTActctatataatataatatttattcaaCGTTATGGTTATCAAATTCGAAAAGTTATCATCCATCTTCacaaagtaaacaagtaactaagaTGACCAAGTAACTAAGATGACCtacaattaattaattattttagtgGTAATATTTAGACTATTTCAATAGAAATAATTGTTCAAATTTTTAATTATAATGGCAGAGTTGCTAAATTTGGATCTTCCCTTATAGTTTGGTCTTCTATGCACATTACCTGTTTATTAAATTACCAATGTGATGGTTGTCGATACATGAGTCATTAGTCTTTAGTCTTTATAAATTTCAAATCCAGTCAAACAGGGTTCAAAAGCGTGAGTATTTAATTGTTATACCAATTTCTTCTATAATACTAGTAGTATCTTTAATCTTTAATTCAATATTTCTctctaaaataaaataaaggtataACTCAATCCTTCCGATATCTATAGTGTACAGATAGAAAAAAAATACAAAGTTTAAGAAATATCATTATTAcattgtgtatttttttttttttcattttttagtTTTACACATTAATTTTTACCCATTCTTTTGTCTTACatgaaaataagaaaataaaattatTTTACACTATTATTTTTATCTATCTATAGATATGAACAAAAAGTTAGTGTGCTCTCcatttaaaatataataatagataCTAATAGATAATGAATTTGGAGTACATTAATATTAAGTGAAGAATAACAAAGGAGCAACTAAAGCTTCAGTGGCAAAAAGATTGAAGCACAAGGAGCAGATGAGAAAGTTTGATCGTTTGATGGATGGCATTGAAGGTAAAGGTTAGTCGTCCCCAATTTTAAAGAATGATGGTGGCTTTATGAAACACCCGTTGGCCTCAGTAATAATGATAGAGGTTGGATGGTACGCAAAATAGCCTCCCGTTTTCAACTTCGGTTTATTGCTATACAAGAAATTAAAGTTATTGTAGTTTCTCAACCAATAAAGAATGAATTTGAAAGCACATTTCTTATAATAATGTACAAGTTAGCAGGGGCGGATTTGAACATGTGCTAAGTGTGTCATAGCACATGGCCCATTATTCAGTAGGGCCCAAGAAaaactcaatatatattatatatagtgatTAGGGCGATTAGGGCGACACAAACATATGAGGGGCGCTCGTTCAATTCTGTATGTTTTTCATTGATTCTTTCATCAATATTTAGCATTCATTCTTATCTTTTACGAATCCTGATTAAACCCCTATGGGGAAGAACTCTGCtgggaagaaaaagaaaaagaacgaGACCATAACTGTGCCTAGGGTTTTGCGCAACAGAAAAATTGGGGTAGATGACATGGAAGAAACAAGACAAACTGACGATTACTCAATGAAAAACTCGAAATTAGATGATAGTGTGAGTATCCAGCTTGGtgaaaacaatgacagtaatgctAACGATGAACCTCTGTCGCCTTCCGGGCATGATTACGATAAGGTTAGTGTTCATACGGTTAATGACTCTTCTAATGATGATGTTGTATCAGTGAAGGAGCAGGAACTAGATACTAACATGTTGCCGGAATATATGCTCTTTCCGATGCACGTGAATACTGGAGACAATTATAGTAATACTGATATGGCCAAAGATAAGGAATCTGTGGAAACTGGGGCACATATAGAGAAGGTTGCTGCTAATCTTCCTATAAATTCGTATATGAATGCGGTGGTGGGAGAGATGGCCCCTCACCGAAAAATCAACTTCAAATTCATTGAACAACCGGCAAGTCTTGAGGATGGGATAGATGTTGAGATTCCGCTTGCTTCAGTTGAGGAGGCTTTGAGCAGGTACAACAATACTTTATATGGCTATTTTGTGGGTCGTAGAATTGCCTTTCCCGTAGTGCAAAATTATGTTATGAATACTTGGAAGAAGTACGGCATTGAAAAGACAATGATGAACACTAAAGGAATTTTCTTTTTCAAGTTTAGTACTGAAAAAGGTTTAATGGATGTGCTTGAAAACGGTCCATGGATAATCAGATCAGTCCCAATAATCTTGAATAAGTGGTCGCCTAGTGTTGTCCTTACCAAAGAGGATATTCAGACTGTCCCAGTTTGGGTCAAGATACACGACATACCGCTTGCTGCTTTTACTGAAGTGGGATTGAGTGCAATAGCGTCAAAGATTGGTAAACCATTAATGTTGGACTCCTACACAAGTACAATGTGTTTAGAGTCATGGGGACGCCCCAACTATGCTCGAGCAATGATTGAAGTCTCAGCTTTGACAGATCTAAAAGAAAGTCTAACTGTTGCTGTTCCTTGTCCAATTAGTAAACGGTTTACAAAGGAGACAATAAAAGTTGAATATGAATGGAAACCTCCGCATTGCACAGGTTGTAGTGTATTTGGTCACAAGGACTCGCAATGTCCCCAAAATATCCCAGTTATGGCCGATTTAAAGATGGTTGATGCTGATGGTTTTACTAAAGTCAAGGCACGACAAGTAAAGGGAGTCACCGTAGGTACTCATCGAGCAAAAAACTTAAAGACTAATGACGGTTTTGTGGTTGGGAAACAACAGCCCAAATTGGTTTATAGGCGTAAATCTACTACTATACCTACTGGTGTGGTTAATAAACCTAGTAATGATGATGAAGCGGGTACGTCTAAAGATGGAACAAAGAAGGACAAAGTTAAAACTGGTAACTCTTTTGCAACCTTACAAAATattgatgaaaataatgataaGATCTTTGATTTAGTAGATGAACCAAGTGACACTGAACATAATGAGGATGAGACATCACAGTTTTTGGCATCAAATAAAAACACTAAGGGGGCAAGCACTCCCATAAAAGAAGTGCCCAATGTTTAGTATCGCTGCATGGAACATACGGGGCTTGAACCGTGTCCCGAAACAAAGAGAGGTTCAAGAAGTTGTTTCTAGGAACAAATTGTCAATTTGTGCCATCCTTGAATCACATGTGGCTCTTGGAAAACTCGCAAATATATGTAACTCAGTATTCCCAAACTGGGTTTGGTCGTCGAATAATAGTGTCTGCAATCGTGGCACTCGTATAATTCTGGGATGGAACCCAAATGTAGTGAGGCTGATGATCCTGGCCATCTCTAATCAAGCAATACATTGCCAAATTAATATGGTTTGCGACAATAGTCAGTTTTTCGCTTCTTTTATTTATGCCGAAAATAATTACATGAATCGCAGGCCTTTATGGCGTGAATTATCTATGCATAACAGATTTGTAGGTAGTCAGCCCTGGGTCATGTTCGGTGATTTTAATGTTGCTCTCTCCCCAGATGACTCTTCTTCAGGATCTTCTAAGGTTACTATCGCTATGCGTGAATTCCAGGAATGTATTGAAGATATTCAAATGTCAGATATTAACCATAAAGGCCTTCACTTCACTTGGAACTAGAGACCACAATCTGTGACAAGTATTTTAAAGAAGATTGACCGTGTAATGGCAAATGACGAGTTCATTGGATTACATCCGAATGCCTATGTAATTTTCCAACCTTATCGAATCTCGGACCATGCTCCTGCGGTTTTGAAGATTGAGAAGCCTAACGGGGTAAAACCTAAACCATTTAAGTTTGGTAATTTTGTTACTCACAATGCTGATTTCAAGGAAGTGGTTATTAATGGTTGGAAAACAGTTATAGAAGGGCACATGATGTTTCGGGTGGTGAAAAGAATGCGATTACTTAAAAAACCCATTAGAAAGCTCATGTGGAACAAAGGAAATATTCATGCTCATGTATCCTCTCTGCGCCAACAATTAGATGAAATCCAGAAACATCTTGATACGAACCCTCACGTGATTGAGATTCGAACCAAAGAGAGGGATATGCTGAGATTGTATAATGAAGCCCTTCTAGAGGAGGAGCGGTTCCTTAAACAAAAATAGAAAGTGGAATGGCTAAGGGTTGGTGATAGCAACTCAAGTTATTTTCATAAGGTTGTTAGGGGAAAAGTTAACAGGAGCCACATTCATGCAATCTATGATCAAATGGATAATTTGGTGGAAGGCAAGGATGTGCCGAATGTTTTTGTAACGCATTATGAACAATTCTTGGGCACTCAGTACCCATGCAATTATTTGAAATTGGATGAGATGTTCACAAGAAGGATATCGGAGGAAAATGTGAATTATATGATACGCGATGTTACCAACATTGAAATCAAGGATGCAATGTTTAATATTGGTGAGTCCAAGTCTCCTGGTCCGGACGGATACTCTTCTGCATTTTTCAAGAGCACTTGGGACATTATAGGGGACGATGTATGTGAAGCTGTTAGAACTTTCTTTGATAACGGCCAATTACTAACAGAATTGAACCATACCATCTTGGCCCTTATTCCGAAAGTTGTTATCCCTAATAAGGTCAATGACTATCGTCCAATCTCGTGTTGCAATGTTCTCTATAAGTGCATTAGCAAGATCATTTCTAACCGCATCATGACATGCCTTGATGATGTTGTTGGGGAAAATCAATCGGCTTTCATTCCTGGTAGGAGTATCTCGGATAATATTCTCCTTACTCAGGAGCTTATGAGAAATTATCACCTGAATCGTGGTACGCCTAGATGTGCTTTTAAGGTGGACATTCAGAAAGCGTACGATACTGTTGACTGGAAGTTCTTGGAGAAGATTCTCTATAATTTTGGTTTCCACAGAACCATGATAAACTGGATAATGAAGTGTGTCACGTCAACATCGTTCTCGATTAGTATTAATGGCGAGCTCCATGGTTACTTCAAAGGTAGGCGTGGCCTCAGACAAGGAGATCCAATGTCACCATATTTATTCACCTTAGTCATGGAAGTTCTTTCTTTAATTCTCAGCCGTAATATTCAACGTTCAGGTAATTTCATCTATCATCCACGGTGTGAGAAGCAAAATCTGATAAGTTTGTGTTTTGCGGACGACCTTTTATTATTTTCGCATGGTGATGCTGGTTCGGTCACAATTATTTCCGAAGCCCTCGAGGAGTTTAAGGCATGTTCCGGCTTAATTCCTAGTATCCAAAAAAGTACAGCCTTTTTCGCGAATGTTCCTCAAATACTTAAAGATCAGATCCTAGGGTTAATGCCATTTGAGGAGGGCCATCTCCCAGTCAGGTATTTGGGAGTCCCTTTAATCTCTTCCAGACTTCACTACAGAGACTGTAAGAGCTTAGTGGAAAAAGTCAAAGCTAGAATCAACGATTGGAAGAATAAATCTCTATCTTTTGCAGGAAGAGTTCAGCTTATTATATCCGTTTTATCTTCTATGCAGATCTATTGGGCTTCCGTGTTTACTCTCCCTGATGCTATAATAAAAGACATTGAGAAATTGCTCCGTGGTTTCTTATGGTGTCAGGGGGATATGAAGACAGGTAGAGCTAAAGTTAAATGAGATGATGTTTGTTTGCCGAAAGAAGAAGGAGGGCTTGGTATCAAACATCTAAAAAATCGGAATTTTGCTTTAATGGCCACTCAGGTATGGAGACTCCTAACTAATAAACAATCTTTGTGGGTCAAATGGGTTCATTCATATCGTCTCCGGAAGAAAAGTTTTTGGGAGGTAACTGTTACAGCTGATAGCAGTTGGGGTTGGCGGAAAATGCTGAGAATGCGTAATACACTTCGAGACAATTTGATACACCAAGTTGGGAACGGGCAAAATATCTTAGCATGGCATGACACTTGGTGTGAATACGGTCCTCTTGCAAATAGTATCTCGAGCAGGGACATTAAAGTGGCAGGTTACTCGTTGCAAGCAAAGCTAAGGGATATTATTCGACATGATGGCTGCCAATGGCCACGATTTTGGGTTCAGAAGTATCCCTTCCTTCATCGGATCAATCCTCCCGTTTTTACTAATAATGAAGATGTGTTGATGTGGAAGGACAACAATGGTAATATGCAATGTTTTTCAGCTAACTTGGTTTGTAATTCAATTCATCCCAGGTCGAATGTGGTTCCATGGTGTAGTTTAGTCTGGTTCTCTCAATGCATTCCTCGACACGCTTTCCTGACTTGGATTCTCATGGGTGAAAAACTCAAGACTCGAGACAAAATAAAGGACTGGGAGAAGAATGGAGCGAATGGTGGAAGCTTATTATGTACTTTTTGCAAAACAGTCTCAGACTCCCATTCACATTTATTCTTTGAATGTTCTTACCCATTGCAGGTATGGTCCAAGATGAAGAGTCTAGTTCAAATCCCTATCTCGAGTTCTAGATGGCTTGATGTGGTTAATCTGTTGAGTCCTGTAGCTTCGAAACAGCTTGCTCGTATAGTGGTTGCAAAGATTATTTTTTCGGCTACGAtttattttgtttggcaagaaAGGAATCAAAGGTTATTCCAATCGAAGACAAGGTCAATCGAACAGTTGGTTCAGGTTATTACTTCAACAGTTCGTCTCAAGCTACTTTCGCTAAAATTTAAAAATTCTCAGGATGTGCAAAACATGAAGGCCTTATGGAGAGTACCTTGATTTGTGGTTCTTTGTTTAGTACAGCTCAATTTGAGTTTGCTTGTGTATAGGCTTTAGTATCTTTTTGATATTTAGTCTTCTGGTTCGTTTTGAGGCTTCAAGACTCTCTTGTAGCATTTGTGCTTGTAAccgtttgtttatatatatatatatatatatatatagaaaattcaCCGGGTGAccccctttacccaaaaaaaaaaagtgATCGAGCCCATTAATTGGTCCAGaatattagtgttattaaatttattattcacTATCAGTTGGTCTCAATTTAACAACAGAAAGTTTGTAGGGGGTgtgaatacaattttttttttgttaattaaaCAAGTTAAGCAGTTTAAGCATATAATCAGCAAACAATTAAATCAGAGTCATACGTAATTTTCAACGATATTCTTTGATTGATATAAATCTCAAAAAATCATGGTTATCCTTTGGCGGAATAGA of the Rutidosis leptorrhynchoides isolate AG116_Rl617_1_P2 chromosome 5, CSIRO_AGI_Rlap_v1, whole genome shotgun sequence genome contains:
- the LOC139849544 gene encoding uncharacterized protein, which encodes MATQVWRLLTNKQSLWVKWVHSYRLRKKSFWEVTVTADSSWGWRKMLRMRNTLRDNLIHQVGNGQNILAWHDTWCEYGPLANSISSRDIKVAGYSLQAKLRDIIRHDGCQWPRFWVQKYPFLHRINPPVFTNNEDVLMWKDNNGNMQCFSANLVWSKMKSLVQIPISSSRWLDVVNLLSPVASKQLARIVVAKIIFSATIYFVWQERNQRLFQSKTRSIEQLVQVITSTVRLKLLSLKFKNSQDVQNMKALWRTTQETIMLVMEHDLPKSSVLLQPLLVLKLPFNGWAAFCIVKNMRS